The Zingiber officinale cultivar Zhangliang chromosome 10A, Zo_v1.1, whole genome shotgun sequence genome contains a region encoding:
- the LOC122026521 gene encoding putative disease resistance RPP13-like protein 1 — MDWITVLNGLGLPELVKKVVEILLTMAYSDVSRLQGLEDEIDKLRWTHKQIRYFVIDAEERRDIEDESVLRELKTVGFDADDLLDSFQTLIDVFKHTKEAPSRKRKRSWYCIPIPSLSINTGLVWPYIISTETAKIQSRLDKINENQRNLRLMPSYGRQQNEGSKRAVFFPAVASLPVSRIIGRDKEFDFILAAMKADSDLPLRVIAIYGFAGIGKTALAQWVFDHFSENDREEVSPNPSRSLSSAKRHFEMTIWVSLLKGRDTAMATKHVIEGIIGKICKLPNLNHLQDRLKKFVKGKKFLLVLDDVRVEDFKFWDNLQRPLLEGAKGSSVLITTQNGEVSRHMANMPLLHLKGLERDDCQKLFNALAFREAKENVDQLKDIGEQIVRRCQGSPLAAISLGKILGSETTVDNWEIALNEMLALEVSPNSGIGPLLSSFMASYHQMNYQLKQCFTYCSIFPDNFEFDKDQLIRMWIAEGLIEQNGRQPPETIGSELFKYLMWMSFFERSIKCSDGTICKYTMPNLIHDLARLLSKHELMVMKDNGLNFSSGQFRYALLHQKHAPIVFEKIYHQVHLRALKLCNESKIDVVGIPKDLFDKLKYLRVLDLTNSGIEKLPDSVGKLVHLRYLSLSETNIKKLPESVEDLYNLQTLELNFCSNLSSLPEGTSKLVNLRHLGLHLDWEQINDLRRMPTGIDRLTSLMTLSRFTVTNVDGVGCNLKELKNLDLRGELCICKLENVTNASDASEANLGEKWIDKLMLRWSGATYNVQPGANISNVQQDVNICKEVAERLQPYKYLKCVWILNYPGSKFPNWLENSDFPSLETVTLSCSGECESLSSLGQLPKLKHLHIEGMKRLRNLKNMMKGFLSLETLTIKDMPDLNMLCKFKGNFPKLLNIVVSQCPNLPCRRPKDLPRRIKYLIIIPQSTDNVNGNDVSS, encoded by the coding sequence ATGGATTGGATCACCGTCCTCAACGGCCTCGGCCTCCCTGAGTTGGTCAAGAAGGTCGTCGAAATTCTGCTCACCATGGCCTACTCCGACGTCTCCCGCCTCCAGGGCCTCGAGGATGAGATCGACAAGCTTCGGTGGACCCACAAGCAGATCCGATACTTCGTCATTGATGCCGAGGAGCGCCGTGACATCGAGGACGAATCCGTGCTCCGCGAGTTGAAGACTGTCGGCTTCGACGCCGACGACCTTCTCGACAGCTTTCAGACCCTTATCGACGTCTTCAAGCACACCAAAGAAGCTCCTTCCCGTAAACGGAAGCGATCCTGGTACTGCATCCCAATCCCATCTCTCAGCATCAACACCGGCCTCGTCTGGCCATACATCATCTCGACGGAGACTGCCAAGATCCAGAGTAGACTCGACAAGATCAACGAGAACCAGAGGAATCTTCGATTGATGCCCTCCTATGGGAGGCAGCAAAACGAGGGCTCGAAGAGGGCGGTCTTTTTTCCGGCCGTTGCATCTTTGCCTGTATCGAGGATTATCGGGAGAGACAAGGAGTTCGACTTTATTTTGGCCGCAATGAAAGCCGATTCGGACTTGCCTCTTCGTGTGATTGCCATCTACGGCTTCGCTGGAATCGGTAAGACTGCACTCGCCCAATGGGTCTTCGATCATTTCTCTGAGAATGATCGGGAGGAGGTTTCCCCAAACCCAAGTAGATCTCTCAGCAGTGCCAAGCGGCACTTTGAAATGACGATATGGGTCTCCTTGCTAAAAGGGCGTGACACCGCAATGGCTACTAAACACGTCATCGAGGGGATAATCGGGAAAATTTGCAAGCTCCCAAACCTAAACCATCTGCAAGATCGTCTCAAGAAATTTGTGAAGGGCAAGAAATTCTTACTAGTGTTGGACGACGTTCGGGTGGAAGACTTCAAATTCTGGGACAATCTGCAACGTCCTCTGCTAGAGGGAGCAAAAGGAAGCAGTGTTTTGATTACGACTCAAAACGGAGAAGTATCAAGGCATATGGCCAATATGCCTTTGTTGCATTTAAAGGGTCTCGAGAGGGATGATTGCCAGAAATTGTTTAATGCTTTGGCATTTCGCGAAGCTAAGGAGAACGTCGATCAATTAAAAGACATTGGTGAACAAATAGTGAGAAGGTGCCAGGGTTCGCCTCTTGCCGCAATCTCACTCGGCAAAATCTTGGGCTCCGAAACTACCGTGGACAATTGGGAGATCGCCCTCAATGAAATGCTAGCTCTAGAAGTCTCGCCAAATTCTGGCATTGGTCCACTCTTGTCGAGTTTCATGGCAAGTTACCATCAAATGAACTACCAACTGAAGCAGTGCTTTACTTATTGCTCTATTTTTCCAGATAATTTTGAGTTTGACAAAGATCAGTTGATCAGGATGTGGATAGCAGAAGGTTTGATAGAGCAAAATGGAAGGCAACCACCGGAGACCATTGGTAGCGAGCTCTTTAAGTACCTTATGTGGATGTCATTCTTCGAACGTTCCATCAAATGTTCGGATGGAACTATATGCAAGTACACAATGCCCAATCTGATTCATGATCTTGCACGCCTATTGTCGAAGCATGAATTAATGGTTATGAAAGACAATGGGTTGAATTTTTCATCTGGACAATTTCGTTATGCATTACTTCATCAAAAACATGCCCCAATAGTGTTTGAGAAAATATACCATCAGGTGCACTTGAGGGCGCTGAAATTATGCAATGAATCTAAGATAGATGTGGTCGGGATTCCAAAAGATCTGTTTGACAAATTAAAATACCTACGGGTTTTGGATCTGACCAACAGTGGCATAGAAAAATTGCCAGATTCAGTTGGCAAGCTAGTTCACCTGAGATATCTTAGCCTTtctgaaaccaacatcaaaaagCTGCCAGAGTCAGTGGAAGACCTGTACAATTTGCAGACTTTGGAGCTCAATTTTTGCTCCAACCTTTCCTCGTTACCCGAAGGGACAAGTAAGTTAGTCAACCTAAGGCATCTGGGTTTGCATCTTGACTGGGAACAGATTAATGATTTGAGGCGCATGCCTACTGGAATTGATCGCTTGACTTCTCTGATGACATTGTCAAGATTCACCGTGACCAATGTGGATGGGGTTGGCTGCAACCTAAAGGAGTTAAAGAACTTAGATCTTCGAGGAGAGCTCTGCATCTGCAAGCTTGAAAACGTTACCAATGCAAGTGACGCCAGTGAAGCTAATTTGGGAGAGAAGTGGATTGACAAGCTGatgctgcgatggagcggtgccaCCTATAACGTGCAACCAGGTGCGAATATCTCTAATGTGCAACAAGATGTGAATATCTGCAAGGAAGTTGCCGAGAGATTACAGCCCTACAAGTATCTCAAATGCGTGTGGATCTTGAATTATCCCGGAAGCAAATTTCCAAATTGGCTGGAGAACAGTGACTTCCCAAGTCTAGAAACGGTGACACTATCTTGCTCAGGAGAGTGTGAATCCTTGTCGTCGCTTGGGCAGCTACCTAAGCTCAAGCACTTGCATATAGAAGGGATGAAGAGACTAAGAAACTTGAAGAACATGATGAAGGGGTTTCTATCTCTGGAGACTCTTACGATCAAAGACATGCCTGATTTGAACATGCTgtgcaaattcaaaggtaattttCCTAAGCTCTTGAACATTGTCGTGTCTCAGTGCCCCAATTTACCATGTCGTCGGCCGAAGGATCTTCCCAGAAGGATTAAGTACTTAATAATTATTCCACAATCCACAGACAATGTCAATGGAAATGATGTGAGCTCTTGA